DNA from Kitasatospora herbaricolor:
GCCGAGCCGCTCGCGCCGCAGATCGCCGAACCGCTGACGGACGAGGCCGAGGTCTGGGCCGCTCTGGTCGAGGGGACCCGCGCCTACGTGCGCAAGAACGGCTTCGAATCGGTGCTGATCGGCCTCTCCGGCGGCATCGACTCCGCCCTGGTCGCCGCGATCGCGGTGGACGCGATCGGCGCCGGGAACGTCCACTGCGTCTCGATGCCCAGCCGGTACTCCTCGCAGCACTCCCGCGACGACGCGGCCGAACTGGCCCGCCGGACCGGGCTGCACTTCCGTACCGTGCCGATCGCCCCGATGTTCGACGCCTACATGGGCGCGCTCGGGCTGACCGGCCTGGCCGAGGAGAACCTGCAGTCCCGGCTGCGCGGCACGCTGCTGATGGCGATCTCCAACCAGGAGGGGCACATCGTGCTCGCGCCGGGCAACAAGAGCGAGCTGGCGGTCGGCTACTCCACCCTCTACGGCGACTCGGTGGGCGCGTACGGTCCCATCAAGGACGTCTACAAGTCGCTGGTCTTCCGCCTCGCCCGGTGGCGCAACGAGGTGGCCGAGGAGCGCGGCGAGCTGCCGCCGATCCCGGCGAACACCCTCGACAAGCCGCCCTCCGCCGAGCTGCGGCCCGACCAGGCCGACACCGACTCGCTGCCGGACTACGACCTGCTGGACACCGTGCTGGACGCCTACGTCGAGGGCGACCAGGGCCGGGACGCGATCGTGGCGGCCGGCTTCGACCCCGCCGTGGTGGACCGGGTGGTGCGGCTGGTCGACACCGCCGAGTACAAGCGCCGGCAGTACCCGCCGGGCCCGAAGATCTCCCGCAAGGGCTTCGGCCGGGACCGCCGGCTGCCGATCACCAACGGCTGGCGCCGGGGCTGAACGGTGGGCCCGGCGCCGCGGGAGCACCGGCGCCGGGCCCACCGGTGGCGGCGACGGGGGCTGCCGGTGGCGGTGGGCGGCCTACTGGTAGCGGTACGCGGCCGCGACCGCGCGGTGGTCGCTGCCGTCCGCACCCAGCACCCAGGAGTCGGTCGGCTTCAGGCCGCCCTTGCTCAGGATCTGGTCGATCCGGGCCATCGGCAGCGAGGCCGGCCAGCTGAAGCCGAACCCGTCGCCGGCCGCGCCCTGCGCGGAGCGCATCTGGGAGGTGACGGGGGCCAGGCTCCGGTCGTTCATGGTGCCGTTGAGGTCGCCCAGCAGCAGCACCTTCTTCAGCGGCTCGGCCTGCACCGCGTCACCGAGCGCCTGGGCGCTGACGTCCCGGCGCTCGGCCGTGAATCCGCCCTCGGACTTCACCCGTACGGAGGGCAGGTGCGCCACGTACACCGCGACCGGGCCCTGCGGGGTGGTCACCTGGGCGCGGAAGGCCCTGGTCCACCCCATCCTGATGTCCACCACGGAGACCCCGCTGATCGGGAACTTCGACCAGAGGCCGACGGTGTTCTGCACCACGTGGAACGGGTACGTCTCGGCCAGCCCGCTCTCGTAGCCGCGCAGCGGCTTGCCGGCCAGCTCCTGCAGCGCGACGATCTGCGCGCCGGAGTCGTTCAGCAGCTTCACCGTGCCCTGGACGTCGCTGTTGGCGGCCGCCACGTTGTGAGTGAGGACGGTGAAGTCGCCCTTGCCGCCGCTCTTGTCGGTGAGCAGGCCGCCGAAGAGGTTCAGCCAGACCAGGGTCGGCAGCAGCAGGGCGACCAGCGCCGACGCCGAACGCCGCCACAGCGCGAGCAGCAGCAGCACCGGGACGGCCAGGCCGATCCACGGCAGGAAGGTCTCCAGCAGGCTGCCGAGGTTGCCGACGCTGTTGGGCACCTGGGAGTGGAAGGCCAGCAGGGCCGCGGTGAGCACGGCGAGCACGGCGAGGATCCAGCCGCGCCGCCAGCCGGAGCGGCCCCGGTCGTCCCGGCCGAGGCTCCAGCCGCGGCCGCGCCGGACGCCCGCGCCCGCGCCCCCGCCCGGGGCGTCGGCGCCCCCCACGGCGCCGTCCGCCGGTGCCGCTGCCCTGTCCGCCTGCGCCATGCCTGGCCCCTCGTTCGTTCGTCGCCGTACCGGCCGTGCTGCCGGTCGCCGTGCGGGCCGATGCCGTTTTTGTCGGATTCTCGGCTCAGCCTATGACGGGTCAGACGCGAGGGCGCCGCGCCGGGGTTCCGGCGCGGCACGGTTTCGTGAGACTGGCCACTGCCGCAGGCTACGCCGCGGCGGGCCCGGGGGCCGCGACCCCGGCGAGCAGCACGTCGACCATGGTCTCGGCCAGCCGCGGGTCGCTGAGGTCGGAGTCGTCCCAGAGCACGGTGCGCACCAGGATCGGGCCGAGCAGGATCTCGGCGAGCAGGTCCTCGTCCAG
Protein-coding regions in this window:
- a CDS encoding NAD+ synthase, whose amino-acid sequence is MPRLRLALCQTDPSVGDLVSNAEAVVRWTGRAAAAGAQLVALPEMALTGYPVEDLALRGSFVEASRAALVGLAARLEREGLGEVPVVVGYLGRSETAYHATDRPAGSPQNCAAVLHRGRVVSRFAKHYLPNYGVFDEYRWFSPGNQLPVVNLHGVDVALAICQDIWQDGGRVAAAGEAGAGLLLVINGSPYERGRGEVRLELVRRRAAEAGCPLAYVNLVGGQDELVFDGQSIVVSAEGEVLARAPQFEEALLLVDLELPEASDRTDGLVLGGGLQLVRTELGGGATGRPAEPLAPQIAEPLTDEAEVWAALVEGTRAYVRKNGFESVLIGLSGGIDSALVAAIAVDAIGAGNVHCVSMPSRYSSQHSRDDAAELARRTGLHFRTVPIAPMFDAYMGALGLTGLAEENLQSRLRGTLLMAISNQEGHIVLAPGNKSELAVGYSTLYGDSVGAYGPIKDVYKSLVFRLARWRNEVAEERGELPPIPANTLDKPPSAELRPDQADTDSLPDYDLLDTVLDAYVEGDQGRDAIVAAGFDPAVVDRVVRLVDTAEYKRRQYPPGPKISRKGFGRDRRLPITNGWRRG
- a CDS encoding endonuclease/exonuclease/phosphatase family protein; its protein translation is MAQADRAAAPADGAVGGADAPGGGAGAGVRRGRGWSLGRDDRGRSGWRRGWILAVLAVLTAALLAFHSQVPNSVGNLGSLLETFLPWIGLAVPVLLLLALWRRSASALVALLLPTLVWLNLFGGLLTDKSGGKGDFTVLTHNVAAANSDVQGTVKLLNDSGAQIVALQELAGKPLRGYESGLAETYPFHVVQNTVGLWSKFPISGVSVVDIRMGWTRAFRAQVTTPQGPVAVYVAHLPSVRVKSEGGFTAERRDVSAQALGDAVQAEPLKKVLLLGDLNGTMNDRSLAPVTSQMRSAQGAAGDGFGFSWPASLPMARIDQILSKGGLKPTDSWVLGADGSDHRAVAAAYRYQ